GGATCGGGTTTCTAGGGAGAACATAGATATCGGCATAATCACAGTACCGGCAGCTGCTGCTCAGGAAGTCACGGACAAATTGATCCGGGCCGGGGTCAAGGCGATACTGAATTTCTCCCCGCGGGTGCTGAAGGTACCGGATTCGGTAGTACTCAGAAATGTCGACCTGTCGGTGAATTTGGAGGTTTTGAGCTTTAATCTCTCGTTCGGTTATAATCTAAAATGAAGTCGGGCTGGCGACATAGCCGCAAGGCTTTTTTTTTGTCCCTTGAAGATGTATAGCGCTGTGCTTGCCGTCCGTTGCTTGTGTTGGGCAGGGGCAAATGCTAAACTGATCAAAGTGAATGGAGGCTGAGCGATTGAAGCTGGGCAAGGGGAACCGAGCTTATCCGGGATGGCCGATTCTTGTATTATTGTTAGTTTTAGGGGGCATCCTGGGAAACTGGCTAGGGGGCCTTATCGTGGAAGCCTGGCCTTCCCTGGGTTTTCTTGCAAGGACCCAAAGCATAGGGGTGCCAGCCTTAGCCCTTGATCTTAGGGTTTTCACTGTACATTTCGGCTTCATGTTTAATATCAACGTTTTTACAGTGGTAGGGTTTGCCATAGCTTATCTGGTCTTCCGAAGACTGTGAGGGGTTAAGGTTTGAAAAGGATAGTCTTGGCTTCGGAGTCACCCCGTCGTTACCACCTTTTAAAGAACTTGGGCCTTGAGTTTGAGGTCCAGGCCCCCAAAATAGTGGAAAATATAAAAGAAGGACTGAAGCCGGACCAGCAGGCCGTAGAACTCGCTCGAGCCAAAGCCTGGTCGATAGCACGGAGGTTGCACTCGGGAGTGGTCGTAGGTGCCGATACGGTTGTAGTGATAGGAGAAAGTATACTGGGCAAACCGTGCGACCGTAACCACGCCATAGAAATGCTGGCGCTTTTGAGCGGCAAGAGACATCAGGTAATTACCGGAATCTGCGTTATAGACTGTGAATCGGGCTTGTCTTTGGAAGGAGCAGAAACGACAGAGGTTTATTTTCGTTACTTGAGTAGGGAGGAGATCCTCGTCTACGTGGATTCGGGTGAGCCTTATGACAAAGCCGGGGGTTACGGTATTCAGGGTTTAGGGGCACTGCTAGTAGACCGGATTGAAGGTTGCTACTATAATGTTGTGGGTTTGCCTGTGGCTAGATTGTACTGCATGTTAAAGCAGGTAGGAATCGATATCCTGGCCAGGGGTTGGGAACATGGGATTGGATTACCACGTAACTATTAAGGATTGGCCTCTCGACTTAAGACCTAGAGAAAGGTTACTCGCACACGGTGAAGAGACTTTGTCTACGGCTGAACTTCTGGCTATTGTCATTGGAAGTGGAACTAGGGAGAAGACCGCGGTTCAACTTGCTGAGTATCTTCTGGCCACTTATCGGGGGTTGCGCTCACTTCGAGATGCTTCATGTGAGGAGCTGAGCGCCGTAAGAGGGATTGGGGCAGCCAAGGCCACTCGATTAAAGGCGGCTTTGGAGTTGGGAAGGCGATTAGCGGCGGATGTTCGTGACCGTCAGGTTATCAGATCCCCCGAAGACGTAAAGAATAAGCTTATGGAAGAAATGAGATACCTAGACCGGGAGCACTTCCGGGCTGTATATCTGGACCGCAAGAATCAAATAATCTCCATCGAAACCATTTCGATCGGGGGACTTGCCAGTTCTATAGTTCATCCGCGGGAGGTTTTTAAGCCGGCGGTAAAAAAGAGTGCTGCCGGTATTATCTTGGTCCATAACCATCCCAGCGGAGATCCATCTCCAAGCCAGGAGGATATCGAAGTTACCAGGCGGTTGGTGGAAGCGGGCCGGATAATTGGGATCGAGATTGTAGATCACATCATAATCGGAGACCGCGACTACCTTAGTATGAGGGGTCGGGGAATCATCTAGGTTTGAGCGAGGAGTGAAGACAGGTGATTTTTGCGAAGGACTTGGGCATAGACTTGGGGACAGCGAACACTTTGGTGCATATGAAAGGTAAGGGGATAGTCCTGAGGGAGCCCTCTGTCGTGGCTATACAGAGCGACACCGGACAGGTACTGGCTGTGGGCGAAGAGGCTAAACAGATGATAGGAAGAACCCCAGGCAATATCATAGCTATCAGGCCCATGAAGGATGGGGTTATTGCCGATTTTGATATAACCCAAAACATGCTGAGGTACTTTATCAATAAGGCTCTCGGACACCAGAATTTTTTGGTCAAAGCCAGGGTAGTAGTC
The sequence above is drawn from the Syntrophothermus lipocalidus DSM 12680 genome and encodes:
- the radC gene encoding RadC family protein gives rise to the protein MGLDYHVTIKDWPLDLRPRERLLAHGEETLSTAELLAIVIGSGTREKTAVQLAEYLLATYRGLRSLRDASCEELSAVRGIGAAKATRLKAALELGRRLAADVRDRQVIRSPEDVKNKLMEEMRYLDREHFRAVYLDRKNQIISIETISIGGLASSIVHPREVFKPAVKKSAAGIILVHNHPSGDPSPSQEDIEVTRRLVEAGRIIGIEIVDHIIIGDRDYLSMRGRGII
- a CDS encoding Maf family protein, with product MKRIVLASESPRRYHLLKNLGLEFEVQAPKIVENIKEGLKPDQQAVELARAKAWSIARRLHSGVVVGADTVVVIGESILGKPCDRNHAIEMLALLSGKRHQVITGICVIDCESGLSLEGAETTEVYFRYLSREEILVYVDSGEPYDKAGGYGIQGLGALLVDRIEGCYYNVVGLPVARLYCMLKQVGIDILARGWEHGIGLPRNY
- a CDS encoding DUF4321 domain-containing protein is translated as MKLGKGNRAYPGWPILVLLLVLGGILGNWLGGLIVEAWPSLGFLARTQSIGVPALALDLRVFTVHFGFMFNINVFTVVGFAIAYLVFRRL